The sequence GTTTTTTCTGCTGGTGTTCTTCATCATGATTACGCTGCACATGATTCCGAATGCCGGTTTGCGTACGCAATTGCCTTCGAGCACCACGACGCAGTCTTTGCCGCCGCCGAAGGTGACGGTGACGCTCGCGACCGACGGCAGCCTGTCCGTCGACGGCCGGACCTTGAGCCCCGCTGAACTGACGTCGATGCTGGCGGCCCGAGCGGATGCGGCCCACACCGTCGTTACGATTGCCGGCTCGAAGCAGGCGCAGATCCAGAAGCTCGTCGCGGTCATGGACGCCTGCCGTGCCGCGGGCGTGTCGCAGATCGCCCTGGCTGCACAACCGGTGGCGAACTGATATGGCGACCGTACCGGCCACCGGCGACGTGCGGGAGCGCACGCGCCTGTTTCCTGCCGCGGGGCTCGCGTTGATCGCGGAAGTGCT comes from Burkholderia sp. GAS332 and encodes:
- a CDS encoding outer membrane transport energization protein ExbD, with the translated sequence MKYFEARKARIEIIPMIDIMFFLLVFFIMITLHMIPNAGLRTQLPSSTTTQSLPPPKVTVTLATDGSLSVDGRTLSPAELTSMLAARADAAHTVVTIAGSKQAQIQKLVAVMDACRAAGVSQIALAAQPVAN